The window CGCTCGACCAGCGGCGCCTCCACCCGGGTCTTGGTCGCGATGACCGCGCCGGCCGCGGCGGCGTCCACCGCGAGCTCCACGCAGAGCCGCTCGGCGTTCTCCACCTGACCGTCGTAGAAGACGACCGAGCCCGACAGCCCGTCGGTCCCGACCCCGGTGAACCGCTGCAGGGTGCGCTTCTTCGACAACCTGCGGTGGTACGGCGGGGTCTTGACCAGCGACAGCGCGTCGTAGGCGATCATCCCCAGCTCGACCATCCAGCCGGGCCGGCGGTTGTGCTTGTAGACCGGGACCATCAACGGCTTGGGCTTGACCAGGTGCGGTGCGAGCTTGAACAGCCGCTCCCGCTCGTTGAGTGATTCGAAGACCAGAGGAACGTCGTACTGCTCGAGGTAGCGCAAGCCGCCGTGGACCAGCCGCCCCGACCAGGCCGAGACGCCGCTGCACAGGTCGTCCTGCTCGACGAGCACCACCCGCAGACCGCGCAGTGCGGCGTCCTGGGCGATGCCGACCCCGTTGATCCCGGCGCCGACGACGATGACGTCGAAGGGCTCACCGGTGAGCTCGGGCCTGACCATGGGAAGTTCCTTTCCTGGGGGTCGCGCCGCCACGTCGGCGGAGCGGGGGGGACCCGGCCGGCCCGCGGGCGTCGCGGGCCGGCCGGGTCGGCTCGATCAGTCGGCGGTCTCGATGACCGCGACCGGGGTGCGGACCTCCACGGTCTCGCCTTCGGGGACGAGGATCTCGACGATGGTGCCGGCGGCGGGGGACTCCAGGGTCTCCTCGACCTTCTCGGCCTCGACCTCGGCCAGCGCCTCGTCCTCGGTGACCTCGTCGCCGACGCCGCGCAGCCACGCGGTGATGACGCCTTCGCTCATGCCCATGCCCCACTGCGGGAGCAGCACCTCAACGCGTGCCATGACAGTTCCTCTTCTCGTGTTGGTGTGGTCGGTCGAATCGTGCGGGTGGCGTCAGCGCGCCGCGCCGGTGCTGAGCGCCTCGGCGTCCGCCCCGGGGGTGGACACGGAGCCGTTGCCACCGGCCGGGCGGGCGCCCACGGAGGCGCGCACGGCGTCGGCGATGGACTTGCGGTTCGGGTACAGCTGCTTCTCCAGTGCCGGGCTGAACGGGATCTGGATGTCCGGGGTGGTGACCCGGCGCACCGGGGCCTTCAGCGCGTCGAAGACGTGCTCGGACACCAGCGCGGAGATCTCCGCGGCGGCACCGCAGGTGCGGTGGGCCGGGTCGGCCACCACGACGCGGCCGGTCTTGGCCGCGGCGTTCAGGATGCCCTCGACGTCCAGCGGCACCAGCGTGCGGGGGTCGAACACCTCCACCGAGATGCCCTCCTCGGCCAGCGCGTCGGCGGCGGC is drawn from Nakamurella deserti and contains these coding sequences:
- a CDS encoding lipoyl domain-containing protein, with the translated sequence MARVEVLLPQWGMGMSEGVITAWLRGVGDEVTEDEALAEVEAEKVEETLESPAAGTIVEILVPEGETVEVRTPVAVIETAD